TTCTGAAGAACTATTCCATAATTCCCAATTTTACTgctatttttgttttttatttgtaTCTTTTAAAAACAACGAGAAGGTTGGCAATCTTATGTTTCTTAAATCTGTTTATTTGGCTCATCTTTTTGGTgtaacttatattttttttaacaagCAATGGGAATATGATGTTACTTATGCACCACCAACCAGAGGAAATCAGCTTCCTCTGGCACAAACAAGTAGAGAGAAAGTTGGACGCATACCCAAAATTTCATGTCTCATTCCATTTCAGTAAAATGTTTCACCTCCCGCCTTTGCTTTTAAAATTGCTTGTGACCCAAAGAAATGCATTTATGTGTACCTTGTATTTGGGATCATTGTGCTTATTCCATTTGGGCACTAGCACTAACCTGTCCTTGAGGCTTCTTTCTCCGTTTCCCCTTTTGGTTTATTTTATAATCATCATAGTTCTTGGGATAACAGATAATTGATGCCATCAGCCTTTGGTTCAATGTTTTTCATGTCTCTCGCTAGTACATAACTCaactggactttttttttttttttttttttgagaatggaTAACTCTACTGGACTCTAATTGGAACTTTATCATTTATTTGGATTTATTTTATCCTGGACAGGATGAGGAATTGTGCTTTTGTGGATTTCAAGGATGAAGGTCTGGCTCACCAAGCGCAACAGCATTTGAATGGGTATGTTTTTCTTTGAATCTTTTCTAATTGTCCTCAGTTTTCGGTCATCTTAGATAAACATACTTAAAtgccctcctttttttttttttttttatttatctcAAGAGAGTAAGCAAGTCTAATTGCCAATATATGTTGTTAGGGTACGGTTTCTTGGTAAAACCTTAGCGGTGGAACGAGCTAGTAGAAGCACAGAAAGAGATAAATATGGACAAAGTGAACCTCGGATAGGAAATGAATCCGTCTCTTTGATCCAAGATGCTGCTGCTAAAGAATTTGGTGGAGGATCCAGAGCAGGTCCTTATCCTGTCAGTGAACCCATTGCTGAAAGACTTGGGGTGGATTATCCATTTCCTCCTCACCTAGAGTAGGTTTTCAACTGCTTCATGATTTTTAAAAGTCATTTTTCCATTTTTTCATCTAAATTTGGTGGATAAGTTGCTATGACAGCTGACTTGCATCTTTCACTGTATGCAAATAATTCTGTAAATTATAGGCTCTATTCCTGGTCCTTCTGGCATACGCAGAGAAAACTAGGAAAGGACAAAGAACAAAGAACTAAATGTTACcattctcacaaaaaaaaaaaaaaaaaaaaaaaaaaacaaataactaAGAGGATTTAGACATTCTATCTGCTTGATCTTACACATTATAGGTCTCTATATTGTTTCTTCAGTACTGATAAACAGAACCAGCTTCTATTTATTCTTCATAAAGCTGACTATCCTGCTTGTGATTCAGATATGTTTACCCACCACCTGATGGACATATACTTACCAATATTGTAAATGCTCTTATTGCTGTTCCTCGGTTCTACACACAGGTATTTCTTTTCATAATTAACTATCTCCTTTCTGCTTCTCaaattcattttctcatttccttaGCTATTCGTGGGTATTAGTCTATTttacatcttcttcttcttcttcttcttttttttttttttttttaaataaaaaaataggtcTAATTTACATCTTTTTATACCCATATTTTGACATGGTTTAGGTCTTGCACTTGATGAACAAGATGAATATTCCAGCACCATTTCGGATGGCTTTGCCGACTCCACCTCTGCCAACTTCCCCGTCTGTTCCTCCTCCACCCCCTCCTCTTCCTCCTCCAACAGTTTCTAAGAGTAGAATGGAAGATCAATCAAGTAGTGAATCAGAAATGGAGTCTTCTGATGAGGTAATATTTTCTATGCTGTTAGATATTCTTTTACTTTTAGAATTGAGTTTGGCGAAATCAGCTAACTAGCACTTGAAATATAAATTATAAACCTCAAGGATATTGGGGAACTGACTCAAATTTTAATGTTGTATGAAGTATATCTCTGGTTTAATTCTTTCCATCTTTATGTTCCTTGTGTTTACTGTCATTTTTCATCATGATCTTTTAAAACCTTTTGCTACTAGAGTGAACTTTTGGCAGATTCTAATGGTTTTGTATATTTAATGGTTCAGGAAGCTTCAAAGGTTGGTGGGCCTAAACAAAAGCGTATCAGACATGAAGCTATATTGGGTCCTGCAGTTGACAAAGATGTTGCCCATGAGGCTGTTGGATTGAGAGCTGCTGCCTTGGTTCCTAAAGAGATGCCAGTAGTTAAGAAGAAGAACCCAATAATTCAGGTGATGGCCTTGGATCTCCAAAAGTCTCCTCCTTCTTTGTTGTTCTTCGTTGAAGTTGGTGATACTAGGTTCTTGCTTGCTTTCTTGCAGATTAAAGTAGCACCTAAACAGGTACAGAATGAAGAGAAGGATGATGCGAGTGCAATGCCATTGGTAGTGGAAGATAAAGAGAACGATCATAAACCTTTTACAACCCTTGAAGAGTTAAGAAGTGGAAGATTGCCCCCAGAAGAAATTCTGTCGCTTCctatgtttaaggtattggataTTTGTGTGTATTTACTTTTTCCCATGAATCACTTGCTTGCAGATTAGATAAGAAAGAAATGGTAAACATGAGTTTCATGTAAGTGACTTATTTCCAATTGATAAGAAATGTTAACTGGTTTATTGATAAGAAAGGTAATGGTTTAGTGTGCTTAAGCTGGCAAGTACTTGCTATAGAAGTTCACTAAGATTGCATCTTTCCACTCTATAAATTATGTTGTTCTAATTCGCTTCATTATCAGTAAATCAAAAGTACTACTAATGAGCAAAGCCAAGTAGTAAGTTTGTGCTTGGACTGTTGGACGTGTCAAAGGAGGACATTCCCCGTACAAGCACGAATGGATTTCTTTCTATGTGAGCTATTAGTGCAAGCAAAGGACTGAATAATAATTGACTCGTGAGCTTTCTTTCTATGCAGAATTATTGTGCTGGGAATCCTTCACAGATCTTGTACTTGAAGAACTTAGCAAAGGAAGTGAATGTTGATGATATTTACTTCATATTTGGTAAGGTTAATGCACATATCCATTGCAAAATTAAAACACCTTTCTGAATTTTTCTCAGACTTCTGTGTAGTTTCAGGCTTAAATAAAAAGGATGGATAACTAGAAGTTACTTCAATTGGAAATAAGTTACGTACACAAAACTCATGTTTACCATTATATTTCTTCTCATCTATTATGTTCTTTAGGATCTTTATTTGGAAGCATTGATGAAGCTAAATCCAGTCTTGCAGTGAAGTTAATGCAGGTGAGGTTCATCTATATTTTTCTAGTTCTTCTAATACTGTGATAACTTGAGGCTTTATTTATTAGTTTGTACTTCCTTTCCATTGATATTTATTCTAGAGTTTTTGCTGAAATTATATGACTTCCATTTACAGGAAGGGAGAATGCGTGGACAAGCTTTTGTTACATTTCCCTCAGTTGAACTTGCTGAAAATGCCTTGGTATTTTATATATACTTACTTTGTGTCTTTATTCCATTTCCTTTGATGGTCCATGCATAGTGAACTTTTTATTTGGTGCATTTCTCAAAGTTTTTGGTGTGATGTTTTGCACAGAAAAATAACCCTGGAAAATGATATATTAAAATATTGTACAAGTCATTCTCTGGTGTCTAGTTCAGAGGCGGATCcaagatttaaattttatgggttcaatctatAGATTTTTAGCATtcaacccattatatttttaaagttaggggttcatatctactatttattgcaattttaataattttttacacataaatttaggctCCGCGTCCAAAGTTTGGGGTTCAGTTGAACCCCAACCTTATAGGCTACATACGCCTCTGGTCTAGTTGGACATAAAGGAGGTGAAAATAGTAGTGGTAGAGGGTGGACGGTGGGTCATGAAGGGTGGGTTTTGGTGATTTTATAACTAGTAATTAGTGGAAATAATATTTATGGGTTGATAGGAACAAGAGAATATGGTGTTCAACTGTTCTGGCACTGACGCACCAAAAATGTTTTTGCTGTGGAACCTTATTATGTCATTTTCATTTAAGTTCATTGTTGACACATTTTAGTTACTAATGGAATATTCATGAAAAATCCACATGCTTCTAGTGTAAAAGTACCACAAATGTTTCTTGCTCTGTATCACCCTGATTTTTTAATCCATTTCACAAGACACTACCACATAATCAATGCCCACTTGCTATTTTGAAGGATGCCGTGGAAGGGTCCTTTCCTTTTTGTTGGGGAAAGAAGGGGGCAGGGGAAGAAGGATGATTTAGaagattgaaaaagaaaaaaaatgaaggaaacaAGACCCGGCGTTAAAGTTTATCATGTCCACGTTCCTTTGTTAAAGGGGTGTTAGATTAATCTGTTGGAGTGCTGGATCGCAGAATCATATTTCAAAAGAATAGCAGAATCTGGGGGAAACAAGGGGGAAAAACTGGTAATTTAGTATATTGTTTTCCTCCTGAGCAGTGGGATTGTAAAATTAATACCATGAAAGTGGTTGTAGGCTTTATTGACCTCTTTAAAAGATAAATCTTAAATCTGAGAGGGATCTGGAAGCACCACATGCGAACCACCCTGGGGTATTTCAGCATTAGCTTTTTGCAAGCATCATTAAATTTGAAATTCGAATGATATAACGTATGCAAATATTTTTGaattgccatttgtggcatctaTGTTAGCCTATTCAAATTTCACTATGCTGTTATAATTTGTTGTTTAGCTCCTGCAGCTGGTGCTATGTGCCTATGTTTTGTCCTTGATGTACTTTTATGGTGCTTTGTCCTTGATGTACTTCGATGGTGCAATTTCCTAGTTAACAGTTCTCGACCTAATTGAACCAAAAGCTCAAATTTCTTCAGAAGGTGATAAACCTTCTACATGTAATCGTGAACCTGTGTTAAATTTCCAATGGGTTATATAAAGTGAGTAGATTCATGTATATGGTTAGGTTCCTCAAGTTGGATAAAAATGTACTATATGGATGAAAGGAAAATCtttttatcatatacttataaGTTTATATCAACACATGCGACTGTCTAGAAATTAGCTAATATTATGGTGCTATACTATACTTGATGATACTCGTAAACATTAAATACAAGAAGTGAATGATTGCAGAATCTGGTGAATGGTTATGTGTTTAAAGGCAAGCCTATCGTCATTCAGTTTGGTCGTGATCCTGCTAAAGCAAAAACTAGGTAGGGAGGATTTTTGCTACATGGGTAATTTAAACCCTCAGCTCAACATTCTAAGTCAGGTATGTACGTATGATCTATTGCTTAGTTGCtatatttatttatctttttaaCAAGTATATCTCAAATAACCTCAATACAGCACCAAAAGTAGTTACTCCTTAAGCCATATTATCTATAGGCAACTCATCTCTGTAATGACTAGTACAGGGAGCTCGTGATTTGGGCAGCAACGTCAGTAAAGATCATTTGAGTTATGGGGTTGCTGGTGCCCTGGTACATTAAAGGAGTCAAGCTAATGAAGCTGCTTCTTGGGGAAGGAAGGAAGGAAAGTAGGGCTTCCTTTCCGGACTAGAGAAGGTCAAACTCTGGGCAGGCTATCTGGTTTTTACCTACGCAACGGTTTCACCAGATGTCTGGAGCCAAAACCTTACAGAAGTTATTATGATTTCTACATTGAAGCACAATTGATCGGCTGGAGCCAAATGGTTGTTAGTTCATTTGTTGTGTATAGTAAATTTCTGGAGTCTGGACAGAGATGTTTCACTGGCAATTCATTAAATTAGGTGAGAGGACTCTGCTGTTTCATTAGTAGTGACTTCAGAGAGTTCTTGTATTATTGACAACAGTTATTCATGCGGTATTGATTGAAAATTTACACTCCCCGAGTCTACAGTGGCATGTTAACTACGAGCTCGCATTTCACTTGCAGAATCATTTTTGCAATGTAAAGTACCTGCAGCTTAGATGTCTGTTTAATCGTCATAATCTACATTTAACCTTAGAGGACCAGGAAAATTTTATGCATCAGAGAGCCAATTAATTCAGCTATTGTACAAAGCACTTGTTCTCTAGGTTTAGTATGACAGCAATGCCCAAAAGTAGTTCACCATCTCCTCCTGGGAAGATGGTTACCCTTTAAGAAAATTTTGGAATCACTTTTTAATGTTCATTATCTGTATCACTGATAAATTCAGACATAAGTCATTTTTGATGGAAAGTAGAAACTGTTCCAAACAATTTGATACTACTAGTGTATTTCTTAATCAGATGTTTAGATAGCTTTACCATTTTGGACAATCACCATTCACCACCACGCCTCATTTAGAGCCCCGCAAAACCCCTGAAGATTAAGAACCCGATGTTTTTAATACAGAAATTAGATATGGATAAAATACTAAAATACTCTTGTATCGAATAGTTTCTTTTTGTGAGCCTACAACAAATCATGTTATTGTCGAAATAAGACTGCAAAAGCTAACCAGTCCTAGATATAGAAAAGTGGCAATTTCTTcagaacagaaaaaaaaaaaaaaaaaaaaacatagcgcCAAAACAAATTGGGATGAACGGAGTAGTTAAAATGAAAGACCTCATCTAAAGCCAATGTGATCCGAATTAGTAATAGCTAGAAATATCATAGCATGTCTATAAGACTATACATTTTGTCATATTTCAACACAAAAAAAGTGCTGTTTAAAGTCAGCTCAATGTTCCATTTCTGTAATCTGATCAATTCAAGGAGCAGTGAGTCAATTGATTTTCTTGACAAATTTAAGCCAACACAGCATGTTATTCTTATGGATTAATACCTGCTCATAATCACAATTGCCCTACACATTAGAGGTTATCTTCTATATTCTTTAGGCCTATCTTCTGTTAGTTGTTCCCTACAAAATTAGTGCTGAGGTCCACACATGCTCAGCAGTGGCATAACACAAGCACACACTGGTTGGTTTTGCTCTTCCTTGACATAAAACACTGCATGACTTATGACCTTCTTATTGATAAATGAAACTGGAGAAATATTCCAACTTATCCAAATCTCTATTGTCCAACTAATGATAATCTTAAATTGACCATTTTGTAGTTACTGTATAAGTCTTCAACTGCAGCACCAACTTGTATCCTGAGCCATCACTTTAGCACTATGGACGATCAGATTTTGCCTAAAATTCTCAGGTTATGCTCTCATAGATCAATCATTGGAATGCTGACTACAACTTGTTGATTCAACATCAAGAAATGGCTCCAAGTGGTCCTTTACCATTTTCAAGAAGATGAGGTTTCATGAATCTGTTGTTTGGTGTGAATATCAGTGGGACCTTTTGCTTTTAGACATAGTTTCAAAGTCTAAATAGTTTGATAATTAGTTGGAAGACATAACCATATGTTATTTCATGTGGTATTGTCTCTAAACTGTGCTGCACCAAAACTCAACCACGCAAGTAATCTTTAACTGGTGCCCACATAATGCCTATCCAATGCATATCAGTAGGCTTCTACAAATTGTCATTGGACTATATAAACACATACAAAGAAAGGTTTACCATAACAGCTCAACAAAACTTGAAATCATACAAAGCTTTTCTTTGCTTTCAAAGTCCTTAAAAGTTCTTTCCTACCTTATTTGCTCATCTAAATTGAACTAAACGACCATGGCTATCCGTATGCCTTGTATAATCAAGAAGTCTTCTACAGCTGGAGACGTTCCGAAAGGCCATTTTGCTGTATATGTTGGGGAGAAGCAAAAGAAGAGATTTGTGATCCCCATATCATTCTTGAGCCAACCTTTATTTCAAGACTTGCTAAATCAAGCGGAGGAAGAATTTGGCTTTGATCATCCAATGGGTGGTGTCACAATTCCCTGTAGCGAGGATGTGTTTGCTGATCTTACTGCTCGCTTGAATAGGATCTGAGACTTTTCCTTTCACAGATTTGTAGAGAACTAACATGGATTTCCAGTTTGTACATTAGAGTAATTAGGAATGACACCATATCTTTGAAAAGAAAATAGAGGAGGCTACTGTCAGCTACAACTGTAGATCCCAATTTTGAATGTAATTTTCAGTAGTTTAGAAAATGAAATCTCTTCAGACTCATTCTTTATCCAATTTTGTTAATTAGTATTCCTGTTTTACAAAGTTCTTTACATGACTCCGTTCTCTCCTACCATGGGAATTGGAGCTTCTAAAGTGCTTAAGTCTATGTTAATTAACTCTAAATAAGATAACTTATCCTGAACACTGAAATATTTTTGGCAATGACAGCAGCTAAAACTTTATCAGCAgcacaacaacaaacccagtgtaatcccacttTATTAGCAGCAGAAATTTCAAAATATCAAATAAGTGACATTCATAGTTCACAACTTCACACTTCATTAGACATTTTCGTTTTCGCTCTTTTAAAAACAAAACTCTGGCTTGATTTTGTTAGAATTTCTCTCGACCAGCTGAAAAACTCAGATAGCTCTTATCTGCAAAGTTGATTAGCTTATCAGATTAAATGACTTATGATATGAGAGGAAAAATTGTATTTATTTAAATCAACTTATTTCTAAAAGAATCCATTAGTTACATCTGTATTTACTATATGGTTGTATAAAAGAGTGCCTATGTAGAAGTAACTATTGATGCTTGTTTGCAAGCTATTGAATTCAAACAATAACTTTGTGTGTTTTACTTCaacaaaatatattttgtaaaatatAAATATCTAAAGGGCATTTGGCCTTGAGGAGTTCTCTATAGCTGTAGACCAACTACGCCAAGCAATTAGGAGGGCAacctttcctcttttttttttttttttttttttggtcttttttGCTTTATTTTCCATTCAGTAGTGCAAAAATTCACATTTATTCTCCTTCCTCTTTCTCAATTTTGTTATTTCATTCTTTTTTGGTTAACTTTGCTATATAAGTTGTTGGTCAAAGTCTACCTCATGATTGAATTTCCATAATTAGCCAACTTTGTAAGTCAACACATTAGATGTTGGTTCTTTTAAGCGTTCCAAAGATCAGGTGTTTTGTTTATTATGATCTTAGGAAATAGTTTTTAAACCTCCATATATAAATTATACTCAATCCACTAAAAATTGCGATATTTCAGATAAATGGTTACTAGAAAACCATGTTAATGACAAGAAATGTCTAGGGGTAGATTTAAACATGAATAATCACACTTTAGCAATTTGATTGTGAGGCATGCTACGTTCCCACTTCAGACATAATGTAGGGCCTTATGTTTTGATCTAATACGGCCTTAATATATCAATACTTTGACAATTAGTTGGAAGGCAAAAGCATGTTACTTAAGGTGATATTGTCTTCCGGCGGTGCCCACAAAATAATTCCTTGCTATCAGCAGGATTCTCAGAGTTGCCTTTTGGCCTATATAAACACATTCAAAGTGTGTCTACCACCACAACTCTCAGCAACACTTGAAAAGTTCTCAAGCTTTCTCTGACTTGGAGTTCTTTagtaattttttctttcttttctcatcATGGCTATTCTTGGTATGATCAAGAAGTCTTCCACAACTAGAGATGTTCCCAAGGGCCACTTTGCTGTGTATGTCGGGGAGACGCGGAAAAAGAGATTTGTGATCCCCATATCATTATTGAGTGAACCTTTATTTCAAGACTTGCTTAGTCAAGCTGAAGAAGAATTTGGCTTCGACCATCCAATGGGCGGTGTGACAATTCCCTGCAGTGAGGATTTGTTCATTGATCTCACATCTCGTTTGAAGAAGTGAGAAGGAAAACCAGTCGCCATTTTTTGCTTACACAATTTTGTGTAGCTGTAAATTAGGATCTCCACTGTGTACAGTTCAGAGTTAGAAGATACACTAGGTGGACTAAGGACACATTTTTCTACTTCAAAACAAATTGAAGTAATGAACCTTTTTACTTGTATGGTTCCATTGTATTCCATTTATTAATGTAATGAATCATTGCAATAGAAAGTTTTGCTCAACTCTCATGGTTTGCTAATCAGAATAAGCTAGAATCTAGTCTTCTATAGTGGCATAGCCCATTCAATTGGTGAAATGATAATCACACTTGATGGTTTCAAATGAAGTTAAATGCACTTGGTAGTGGCCATCATATAGTGAAGTATAACTCAACGTGTACTAGATCTGCCATTCTGCAGCAATGTGGAGGTACTGAGTGCAACTGACTGCAATAGAAAATGAATTTAAAATAATTAACTCCCAAGAAGATAATAGCTATACTTTTCTTGGATATGCACTCAAACTTCTGGCAATAATAAGGTTTTGACCAACTCATAATTTAATGGAGATTTGCAAAACCCAGACACGGACATGTTGATAGCTAGTAGACATTTCTATTATCTAGTTAATCTGGAAAAAATTCTCAAATTTTATTGAAATAACTCAAGTTATTCTGATCAGGAAAGTTGATCCTTCAAGTTGTCAGATAATGCAGTAAACTTATTTCTAGCAGCAGACCAAGTGGTCCTGACCAGAATGAGGCTGAATCATAACAAGACAATTACTCATTATTGTCAATTTGATTTCTAAAGATCCTCTGTTCTCTACCTTGTCATGAAAAACACTGGGGTCTGCTGATATTCAAGAGCACTAGCTAAGATCATATATATTTGACAATGAGTCGGGTAGCAAACCATGTGATACTTCATGTGCTATTGTCAATCAACAGTTCAACAAAGACCTCTCCACCAGTGAAATCTTACATATTATTGACTTTTTTTTCTCTTACAGTAGTTTTTTTTGGGAcacatatgtatgtattattcCTAGAAATCACAAGGCACCAGgcgatatttatggatttgattcTGAGAGATCCTTTGTTCCCTGTATGATAAAAAGGATAGGACCTAGTGTCCTTGAACTTATATGAGCTAAAGTATTAATCTTGTCAATTAGTTGGAAGGCATGACCATGTGGTTATTGATGTATCATTGTCTTTAACTGATGCCCAACCCAAATGGCTCTTCACAACAAATCATGAGATTTTATGACTTTTCATTTGCTTATATAAACATGTTTTAAGAAGTTGCTACCACCACAGCTCTCCACTATACTATAAAATTACTCAAAGCTTTCAGAATCATTACTAATTCTTCTCTTCATTCTTTGCTCATCTTAAATAAAAGACCATGGCTATCCGCGTTCCTCGTATAATCAAGAAGTCATCTACATCCTTGGATGTTCCCAAGGGCCATTTTGCTGTTTATGTTGGGGAGAAGCAGAGGAAGAGATTTGTGATACCCATATCATACTTGAGTCAGCCTTTATTTCAAGACTTGCTAAGTCAAGCAGAAGAGGAATTCGGCTTCGATCATTCAATGGGTGGTGTCACAATT
The sequence above is a segment of the Lycium barbarum isolate Lr01 chromosome 6, ASM1917538v2, whole genome shotgun sequence genome. Coding sequences within it:
- the LOC132599272 gene encoding U11/U12 small nuclear ribonucleoprotein 65 kDa protein isoform X2, translated to MDAYMTGNPVPQPAYHWPMEGVKESTLLIRHLPEAIPHETLSRLLSNYGATSIRPCTSGRMRNCAFVDFKDEGLAHQAQQHLNGVRFLGKTLAVERASRSTERDKYGQSEPRIGNESVSLIQDAAAKEFGGGSRAGPYPVSEPIAERLGVDYPFPPHLEYVYPPPDGHILTNIVNALIAVPRFYTQVLHLMNKMNIPAPFRMALPTPPLPTSPSVPPPPPPLPPPTVSKSRMEDQSSSESEMESSDEEASKVGGPKQKRIRHEAILGPAVDKDVAHEAVGLRAAALVPKEMPVVKKKNPIIQIKVAPKQVQNEEKDDASAMPLVVEDKENDHKPFTTLEELRSGRLPPEEILSLPMFKNYCAGNPSQILYLKNLAKEVNVDDIYFIFGSLFGSIDEAKSSLAVKLMQEGRMRGQAFVTFPSVELAENALDAVEGSFPFCWGKKGAGEEG
- the LOC132644737 gene encoding uncharacterized protein LOC132644737, producing the protein MAILGMIKKSSTTRDVPKGHFAVYVGETRKKRFVIPISLLSEPLFQDLLSQAEEEFGFDHPMGGVTIPCSEDLFIDLTSRLKKISTVYSSELEDTLGGLRTHFSTSKQIETMAIRVPRIIKKSSTSLDVPKGHFAVYVGEKQRKRFVIPISYLSQPLFQDLLSQAEEEFGFDHSMGGVTIPYPEDIFIGITSQFRI
- the LOC132599272 gene encoding U11/U12 small nuclear ribonucleoprotein 65 kDa protein isoform X1; translation: MDAYMTGNPVPQPAYHWPMEGVKESTLLIRHLPEAIPHETLSRLLSNYGATSIRPCTSGRMRNCAFVDFKDEGLAHQAQQHLNGVRFLGKTLAVERASRSTERDKYGQSEPRIGNESVSLIQDAAAKEFGGGSRAGPYPVSEPIAERLGVDYPFPPHLEYVYPPPDGHILTNIVNALIAVPRFYTQVLHLMNKMNIPAPFRMALPTPPLPTSPSVPPPPPPLPPPTVSKSRMEDQSSSESEMESSDEEASKVGGPKQKRIRHEAILGPAVDKDVAHEAVGLRAAALVPKEMPVVKKKNPIIQIKVAPKQVQNEEKDDASAMPLVVEDKENDHKPFTTLEELRSGRLPPEEILSLPMFKNYCAGNPSQILYLKNLAKEVNVDDIYFIFGSLFGSIDEAKSSLAVKLMQEGRMRGQAFVTFPSVELAENALNLVNGYVFKGKPIVIQFGRDPAKAKTR
- the LOC132599273 gene encoding auxin-induced protein 15A-like is translated as MAIRMPCIIKKSSTAGDVPKGHFAVYVGEKQKKRFVIPISFLSQPLFQDLLNQAEEEFGFDHPMGGVTIPCSEDVFADLTARLNRI